Proteins from a single region of Penaeus monodon isolate SGIC_2016 chromosome 29, NSTDA_Pmon_1, whole genome shotgun sequence:
- the LOC119591721 gene encoding zinc finger protein 782-like, protein MQHPHEYEKHTQMCNTDMQQPHEYEKHTQTCNTDMQQPHEYEKHTQTCNTRTSMKTHSDMQQPHEYENTLRHATQTCNTRTSMKTHSDMQQPHEYENTLRHATPARCQYCSYVTGRRYDLNRHMRTHTGEKPWSCPYCNHQFALKHNLKSHLRTHKRNYQQLL, encoded by the exons ATGCAACACCCGCACGAGTATGAAAAACACACTCAGATGTGCAACACAGACATGCAACAACCGCACGAGTATGAAAAACACACTCAGACATGCAACACAGACATGCAACAACCGCACGAGTATGAAAAACACACTCAGACATGCAACACCCGCACGAGTATGAAAACACACTCAGACATGCAACAACCGCACGAGTATGAAAACACACTCAGACATGCAACACAGACATGCAACACCCGCACGAGTATGAAAACACACTCAGACATGCAACAACCGCACGAGTATGAAAACACACTCAGACATGCAACACCCGCACGA TGCCAATACTGCTCGTACGTGACGGGTCGGAGGTACGACCTGAACcggcacatgcgcacgcacaccgGGGAGAAGCCTTGGTCGTGCCCTTACTGCAATCACCAGTTCGCCCTCAAACACAACCTCAAGAGTCACCTCAGGACACATAAGAGAAATTACCAGCAGCTcctgtga